The following coding sequences lie in one Allochromatium vinosum DSM 180 genomic window:
- the mreD gene encoding rod shape-determining protein MreD, protein MKTVKKRASKPSYKPRQPFWPIALSLTLAMYLTILPLSDWPWDYRPPWTVLAILFWCFATPRRVGIFTGFVVGLMLDVLTGALLGQHALSLSVTAYLALVLRPRIRIFPPWQQAFFVALILLTERLLTLWIIGATGQPMPALTYWISALVGLAFWPIMAWLLVPFERRLGLG, encoded by the coding sequence GTGAAGACCGTCAAGAAGCGCGCGAGCAAACCGTCCTACAAGCCCCGTCAGCCCTTCTGGCCGATCGCGCTCTCACTCACGCTGGCGATGTACCTGACCATCCTGCCGCTGTCGGACTGGCCCTGGGACTACCGCCCACCCTGGACCGTGCTGGCCATCCTCTTCTGGTGCTTTGCCACACCGCGCCGGGTCGGCATCTTCACGGGGTTCGTGGTCGGCCTGATGCTCGACGTGCTCACCGGCGCCCTGCTCGGTCAGCACGCGCTGTCCCTCTCGGTCACGGCCTATCTGGCGCTGGTGCTGCGCCCGCGCATCCGCATCTTTCCACCGTGGCAGCAGGCCTTCTTCGTGGCGCTGATCCTGTTGACCGAGCGACTGCTGACCCTCTGGATCATCGGCGCGACCGGGCAACCGATGCCGGCCCTGACCTACTGGATCTCGGCGCTGGTCGGTCTGGCCTTCTGGCCGATCATGGCCTGGCTGCTGGTGCCTTTCGAACGCCGCCTGGGGTTGGGTTGA
- the mrdA gene encoding penicillin-binding protein 2, giving the protein MLESSLEDRQREQRLVRTRAIVAGVFVVLGLSLILARLFHLQLELHEHFTVLSTENRVKIQPVPPNRGLIFDAKGVVLAENHPSFSLVITIEKVGDLKATIDELKKLIPIEDGDLSRFERLKRQRMRFQPVPIRLNLTSEEVARFAVDGYRFPGVEVHAELIRTYPKGELTAHVLGYVGRINEKELARIDKGNYAGTNFIGKGGVELAHEDVLHGKVGYQQVEVNARGRILRTLESTPPAPGQDLYLYLDIALQQAATEALGENRGSIVAIDPRSGGVLALVSTPSFDPNLFVEGISQSNYDALLHSPDKPLYNRAIRGQYPPGSTVKPFIGLGGLSLGFVTPRKSTFCPGYFSLPGQKHRFRCWRRGGHGTVDLELGIVQSCDVYFYWLANQMGVDKLHAFLSEFGFGSRTGVDVSGELPGLLPSREWKERVRKQPWYPGETLIMGIGQGYFLATPMQLAAATAALANKGHFIQPRLAYARRVPGADVATVFPTVARQIQITNPGDWDIAIEDMAKVVESQRGTAKRIHSNDYRIAGKTGTSQVFTIGQKERYDASKISERLRDHALFVAFAPVEDPRIAVAVMVENGGSGSGTAAPIARRVIDAYLGGTPLPDESGETPDGD; this is encoded by the coding sequence ATGCTCGAAAGCAGTCTGGAGGATCGCCAGCGCGAACAGCGTCTGGTCAGGACGCGCGCCATCGTGGCGGGCGTGTTCGTCGTCCTTGGGCTGAGCCTGATCCTGGCGCGTCTGTTCCATCTGCAACTGGAGCTTCACGAGCATTTCACGGTCCTGTCGACCGAGAACCGGGTCAAGATCCAGCCGGTACCGCCCAACCGCGGGCTGATCTTCGATGCCAAAGGCGTGGTGCTCGCCGAGAATCATCCGTCTTTCTCGCTGGTGATCACGATCGAGAAGGTCGGGGATCTGAAGGCCACCATCGACGAACTCAAAAAGCTGATACCGATCGAGGATGGCGACCTGTCGCGCTTCGAGCGTCTCAAACGCCAGCGCATGCGCTTTCAGCCGGTCCCCATCCGCTTGAACCTGACGTCCGAAGAAGTAGCCCGCTTTGCCGTCGACGGCTATCGTTTCCCAGGTGTCGAGGTCCATGCCGAGCTGATCCGCACCTATCCAAAGGGCGAACTCACGGCCCATGTGCTCGGCTATGTCGGACGCATCAACGAAAAGGAACTGGCGCGCATCGACAAGGGCAACTATGCCGGCACCAACTTCATCGGCAAGGGCGGCGTGGAACTGGCCCACGAGGACGTGCTGCACGGCAAGGTCGGCTATCAGCAGGTCGAGGTCAATGCGCGCGGACGCATCCTGCGCACGCTCGAGAGCACGCCGCCGGCACCGGGTCAGGATCTCTATCTCTATCTCGACATCGCGCTGCAACAGGCGGCCACCGAGGCGCTCGGCGAGAATCGCGGCTCGATCGTGGCCATCGATCCGCGCAGCGGCGGCGTGCTGGCCCTGGTGAGCACACCGAGCTTCGACCCCAACCTCTTCGTCGAGGGGATCAGCCAGAGCAATTACGACGCCCTGCTCCACTCGCCCGACAAACCGCTCTACAACCGCGCCATTCGCGGTCAGTATCCGCCCGGCTCCACGGTCAAGCCTTTCATCGGGCTCGGCGGTCTGTCGCTGGGGTTCGTCACGCCGCGCAAATCGACCTTTTGTCCGGGTTACTTCTCGCTGCCGGGCCAGAAGCACCGCTTCCGCTGCTGGCGGCGCGGCGGACATGGCACGGTCGATCTGGAGCTGGGCATCGTGCAATCCTGCGATGTCTATTTCTACTGGCTGGCCAACCAGATGGGAGTCGACAAACTCCACGCTTTCCTTTCGGAATTCGGTTTCGGTTCGCGAACCGGCGTCGACGTCTCGGGCGAGCTGCCCGGACTCCTCCCGTCGCGCGAATGGAAGGAGCGCGTACGCAAACAGCCATGGTATCCGGGCGAGACGCTCATCATGGGCATCGGTCAGGGCTATTTCCTGGCCACGCCCATGCAACTGGCGGCGGCCACCGCCGCCCTGGCCAACAAGGGGCACTTCATCCAGCCGCGACTGGCCTATGCGCGACGTGTGCCGGGGGCCGACGTGGCGACCGTCTTCCCCACGGTTGCACGTCAGATCCAGATCACCAATCCGGGCGATTGGGACATCGCCATCGAGGACATGGCCAAGGTCGTGGAGAGCCAGCGCGGAACAGCCAAGCGCATCCACTCCAACGACTACCGGATCGCCGGCAAGACCGGCACCTCGCAGGTCTTCACCATCGGCCAGAAGGAGCGCTACGACGCGTCCAAGATCTCGGAGCGTCTGCGCGATCACGCGCTCTTCGTCGCCTTCGCGCCGGTCGAGGATCCGCGCATCGCCGTGGCGGTGATGGTGGAGAACGGCGGTTCGGGTAGCGGGACCGCCGCGCCGATCGCACGCCGGGTCATCGATGCCTATCTCGGCGGCACGCCGCTACCGGACGAATCGGGGGAGACGCCGGATGGCGACTGA